The Populus alba chromosome 6, ASM523922v2, whole genome shotgun sequence genomic interval CTGCAGCTCCCTTGTTCCTTGGAGTAGCTTGAGTACCTAAATAAACCAAAgaataacatatcaaaactgAAACAACAAATAGATTTTGCATCAACAAAGAAGTGAACTTTAATTTTACCTTCTCTAAAGTTAGTCTTGAACCTGCGTGGTAGGTGACGGAGGTACTTCATGCGGCCAGTTCCAGTGGTCTTTCTGCGGATAGCTTTCACACTCCAGTTATCTAGGAAACAAATGACAAAACATTCATACAAATTCGTCACAGTTTGCGAAAAACAGCCCTCCATTCCAAATTCGCTCAAACAGAAGAATTCCTTAAAAACAAACCCTATGATGCGAAAACAACATGCTTTCTACGGTTGAAACAGCTCTATATCTCTCATTCTTATAATCAGAGTAAATCGAAAAAAATGTCTTAAAAGCTGGccaaagtaaatcaaaatacaaataaaaaaaatcccaaaaatgttaaaaagattcaaagaacATAAAGGCAAGCAACAAGGTCATAACAATAAACACCGAGAAGCAATCGAGAAACCAAATCTTgctttaaatagtaaaaaaattaacatctaTCTATCAATTCTTGATCTATTAAAAGGGAGCAACTTACATTTTCTGACACGGGCAGCAGGAAAGGCACAAGCACTACAGCGGCTTTTCTGGAGATGAAAGCTGCGGCGACCGCATCGCACACAGAGAGTGTGTGTCTTGTTCCTTCTCTTACCAAAACTCCCTGTTCCTTTCCCCTACAAAACAAACACGTCAGAATCATATCATCAAGCAACAAACGCTGTTGTTTACTATTGTTCGGAAGAAGTGAGAGGAAGAGtaccatttcttcttcttcttgagcTGCAAAAACCCTATCACCGGGGACAAAATTTTAGGCCGTAGAGAGAGTAAGGAATTTATATAGTGAAGATTTAGGGTTTTCTTAAAAGGACTGTTTTGGGCCGGTCATTATGCCAACTTTAAAGTGAAATGGGCCTTTGGTTCTGACTCATCTATTCAATATTGGGCTTATTTTGTTTCCTTCGATTGTAATCATAGCTGCCAGAACTGCCCCGACGGTGCCTGAGGCATTGAATAATTAGGTTAACTtctaaatcattaattaaattttttattttattttataaaacagaGTCATGGTCTTACCAATTGATTTGGCCAGATAAACAGGATTTTTTCCAGATTAATATTTAGAGAGTATTTAGAATACCTGTAagagttatattttaaaatgttttttttagaaaaatatcaaaataatatatatatatatatatattttaattttttaaaaattatttgtgacatcaaaatgatctaaaaatataaaaaaattaaattaaaaaaataaaaaatcttcaaaacttaattgaattacaattcCAAACACCCTAGCATGATTCAACTAAAAACCtaccttaaataaaatttaaagtttatttactTACTTTGCTAATATTTATCACCTTCTAATTAGTTTTGTAATCGCTGTTTTAATCTGTAGATAAAAATATGCTTTACAGGCAggttaaatcattttttttttaatttttttcaagtatattaattcaaatttcaaatagagaatttaattactaaaaaataatcaaaagtaaATAAGACGAGATTCTCTGATTTGTTccctttaaaattaactttaaaaacaatattctaaaaataccGTGACTATTTTTTACAACCCAGAAGCCTCTTTCCTTCTCAACACACAACATATCAACCAAGTTCTCTGTATAAATGCTTATAGTGTAGAGATACTGTTCTGGGAGAATTGAATTTTGAAGGTAAGATTATGGTCAGTAGTATGCTTTCTATTCTCTAACCACGACAAGTTCTGAAATCATTCTTGTTGAAACTTGAAACACACAGACAGGTTGCTCATAACATTAAAGGAAATTGCGAACAGGTCCATACACGCTAGGAGACGACATTGCAAGCATTGCGGACCCTTTCCACCATGTCCGATTGCTCAAGCTCCTGGGCGTCTCAGGGCAAGCAGACGCCGATGTTAGTTTCCGTTCGCATTTTGTATCAGCCTGTCGTATTTCTTCTTTCAGTGTTCAAGAAATGCTTTCTCACAGCAATGAATATTcgcattttaaaaagtaatatctACTATCAATGCAAAAGGTCCCATTTTCTTCCACCGGCCACTTGATTTCTTCAGGATTTTAGGATTCGAATATGCACAAGGAAGGTACACCTCTGGCTTGGTATAATTCTGCTTGAATCCACAAGCTTTACTgtggaaaaaaaacactaaaaataaaacaaaatttcatcaCCCATGTTGTGCTTCCATTTCAAATCAATAATGCCACAAGCACAAGTTGAGCTGCTGCATTCAGGCCCAGCTCCAAATTGCCTATCCTCCTCCTCTGGCGAAGCTCAGGCAAGTGGACTCTGGCAAAGATGACTTAGTAAGTGTTAGCTAGAGTCCTGACCACTTGTGTCAAATTATATACCAATACCTTATTGGGCCCATATCGATGCCCCAATCATTTTTTCCATGTTGAAGCCTAGGAATGATCATCTCAAGATGTTATTGATATTTAATGATTCAAGCTCGTTGCCTTGCCAAAAAGGAAATCTCTAGAAGCATTCCTCCACCATCTATATTATCCTTTTCAAATGAGTGTAGTTACATGAACCTAAAAAGCGACCATGATATCATTTATGACTGCACGGACCCCATAATAAAGTTATCGAATTATacctaaattatttattatgaatatatgaaattatattcaaaacgaGAGGAGGAGACATCAACAGCGGGGATAGCTCA includes:
- the LOC118053476 gene encoding large ribosomal subunit protein eL37z; its protein translation is MGKGTGSFGKRRNKTHTLCVRCGRRSFHLQKSRCSACAFPAARVRKYNWSVKAIRRKTTGTGRMKYLRHLPRRFKTNFREGTQATPRNKGAAAA